In Urechidicola croceus, a single window of DNA contains:
- a CDS encoding carboxy terminal-processing peptidase, translating into MQKFRGYMRRNLKFLIPIVFLVLTLVSFSQKTVSNGEKDKVLISLLKHVLTNGHYEPKNIDDNFSEKIFNGFIEGLDPTKRYFIQSDIDEFSAYKSKIDDEILNEEITFFNLVFNRFSQRVEEAKSYYIDILDEPYDFSVNETLDVDYEDAPFAKSKEELFEVWRKQLKFSTLSRLRDKLTSETNGDDLSQFEKEFRTNILNSNFSFFEKYSDETQIKMVQEVLESHGINIGQSGADGKFGNLTKIGIEKYKDLIKPKSLKDISPEEYTKFEAEARESTKKNYDDFYERIGEFDHSDWFSTYLNSITEAFDPHTSYFAPRSKKQFDESLSGKLEGIGARLFKKNDYIKVSELISGGPAWRAGELEVGDIIMKVAQGNEEPLDIVGMRLNKAIEFIKGPKGTEVQLTLKKIDGSTKVISIIRDVVEIEETFVKSSVIEKDGKKYGVINLPKFYIDFSDRESRNCAKDMAIEIEQLKNENIDGILIDLRNNGGGSLPAVVEMAGLFIEDGPIVQVKYKNEQPIVQKDRDKSVLWDGPMVVLTNELSASASEIFAAAMQDYGRAVVIGSKQTYGKGTVQSVLDLNKYYNFESDLGGMALTIQKFYRINGGSTQLEGVKPDVILPSRYNYMDIGEKDLENPLPWDQIQNANYNKWNNYSNFDYTIKNSIERINKNPQFLLIDDNAKWLKKGQDDTIVYLNYDAYNQDLENHADESKKYESLSKYETNLTFTSPLYELNKIEKDSVLGTKRSVWHKNLSKDVYIEEGLNILGDLKMKNNHQIVKN; encoded by the coding sequence ATGCAGAAATTTAGAGGATATATGAGAAGAAATTTGAAATTTTTAATACCAATAGTATTTTTGGTATTAACACTAGTTAGTTTTAGTCAAAAAACAGTTAGCAACGGTGAAAAGGATAAAGTTTTAATTAGTTTACTAAAACATGTTTTAACAAATGGACATTATGAACCAAAAAATATAGACGACAATTTTTCAGAAAAAATATTTAATGGATTCATAGAAGGATTAGATCCAACTAAACGTTATTTTATCCAATCAGACATTGATGAATTTTCCGCTTATAAATCAAAAATTGATGATGAAATCTTAAATGAAGAAATCACTTTTTTTAATTTAGTTTTTAATCGTTTTTCACAACGTGTTGAAGAAGCAAAATCATATTATATTGATATTTTAGATGAACCCTATGATTTTTCAGTAAACGAAACTTTAGATGTAGATTATGAAGATGCTCCATTTGCTAAAAGCAAAGAAGAACTTTTCGAAGTATGGAGAAAACAATTAAAATTCAGTACACTTTCTAGACTTCGTGACAAACTAACATCAGAAACAAATGGTGACGATTTAAGTCAATTTGAAAAAGAATTTAGAACTAATATTTTAAATAGTAATTTTTCTTTTTTTGAAAAATATAGTGATGAAACACAAATAAAAATGGTGCAAGAAGTTCTTGAATCTCACGGAATAAATATTGGTCAATCTGGTGCAGATGGAAAATTTGGAAACTTGACTAAAATCGGTATTGAGAAATACAAGGACTTAATTAAGCCAAAAAGTTTAAAGGATATTTCACCTGAAGAATACACAAAGTTTGAAGCAGAAGCACGTGAAAGCACCAAAAAAAACTACGATGATTTTTATGAAAGAATAGGTGAATTTGATCACTCAGATTGGTTTTCTACTTATCTTAATAGTATTACCGAAGCCTTTGATCCTCATACTTCTTATTTTGCTCCAAGAAGCAAAAAACAGTTTGATGAAAGTTTATCAGGAAAGTTAGAAGGTATTGGTGCTCGATTATTTAAAAAGAACGATTACATCAAAGTTTCTGAATTAATTTCTGGTGGTCCAGCATGGAGAGCAGGAGAATTAGAAGTTGGCGACATCATTATGAAAGTTGCGCAAGGTAATGAAGAACCTCTTGATATCGTTGGAATGAGATTAAACAAAGCAATAGAATTTATTAAAGGACCTAAAGGAACTGAAGTTCAGTTGACTTTAAAAAAGATTGATGGTTCAACTAAAGTAATATCAATTATTCGTGATGTTGTTGAAATAGAAGAAACGTTTGTAAAATCGAGTGTTATTGAAAAAGATGGGAAAAAATATGGTGTAATAAACCTACCTAAATTTTATATTGATTTTAGCGATCGTGAATCTCGCAATTGCGCTAAAGACATGGCAATTGAAATTGAGCAATTGAAAAATGAAAATATAGATGGAATATTAATTGACTTACGTAACAATGGTGGTGGTTCATTGCCTGCTGTAGTTGAAATGGCTGGACTTTTCATTGAGGATGGACCAATTGTACAAGTAAAATACAAAAACGAACAACCAATTGTTCAAAAAGACAGAGATAAGTCAGTACTTTGGGATGGACCAATGGTTGTATTAACCAATGAATTATCTGCATCGGCATCAGAAATATTTGCTGCTGCAATGCAAGATTATGGGAGAGCAGTTGTTATTGGAAGTAAACAAACGTATGGTAAAGGAACAGTTCAAAGTGTACTTGACTTGAACAAATATTACAATTTTGAAAGTGATTTAGGAGGTATGGCTCTTACTATTCAAAAATTCTATAGAATTAATGGAGGATCTACACAGTTAGAAGGAGTTAAACCAGATGTTATTTTACCATCAAGATATAACTATATGGATATTGGCGAAAAAGATTTAGAAAACCCACTTCCTTGGGATCAAATTCAAAATGCCAATTATAATAAGTGGAATAATTATTCAAATTTTGACTACACCATTAAAAATAGTATTGAAAGAATTAACAAAAACCCACAATTTCTATTGATTGATGACAATGCCAAATGGCTTAAAAAAGGTCAAGATGATACTATAGTTTATCTAAACTATGATGCTTACAATCAAGATTTAGAAAATCATGCAGATGAAAGTAAAAAATATGAAAGTCTTTCAAAGTATGAAACTAATCTAACTTTTACTTCACCACTTTACGAGTTAAACAAAATTGAAAAAGATAGTGTACTTGGAACTAAAAGATCTGTATGGCATAAAAATTTATCTAAAGATGTATATATAGAAGAAGGTTTAAATATATTAGGTGATTTAAAAATGAAAAATAATCATCAAATAGTAAAAAATTAA
- a CDS encoding ABC transporter permease, which translates to MLTKPTSLTTLALQRFKKNKTGVFSFWYIVLCGFIAMFCYLIAPDNSNSANLMHLEIHSKKPGFSTQMLTIPNDKKEQSFFNSLMFGKSSSNTEIPISSYQLTDKTLEVTLYSEGQRTKQIKTYPLSNFEGDISKYISTKKFILGTDKYGRDLLSRMLIGTRISFSIGFIAVFISLIIGISIGAIAGYYGGKIDDFIMWMINITWSIPTLLLVIAITLALGKGFWQVFIAVGLTMWVEVARVVRGQILSTKQQQYVEAAKVLGFSDFRIIFKHILPNIMAPVIVISAANFAAAILIESGLSFLGIGAQPPTPSWGAMIKDHYSYIIIGKAYLAIIPGLAIMSLVLAFMLIGNALRDALDVRS; encoded by the coding sequence TTGCTAACAAAACCAACATCATTAACAACATTAGCACTCCAGCGTTTTAAAAAAAACAAGACTGGAGTGTTTAGTTTTTGGTACATTGTTCTTTGCGGATTTATTGCAATGTTTTGTTATCTAATCGCACCAGACAATTCAAACAGTGCCAATCTAATGCATCTTGAAATCCATTCAAAAAAGCCTGGATTTTCAACTCAAATGCTCACAATTCCTAACGATAAAAAAGAACAATCTTTTTTTAACTCTTTAATGTTCGGAAAATCAAGTTCAAACACAGAAATTCCGATTTCTTCATATCAGTTAACAGATAAAACATTGGAAGTAACTCTTTATTCCGAAGGACAAAGAACAAAACAAATAAAAACATATCCATTATCAAATTTTGAGGGTGACATTTCAAAATATATTTCTACAAAAAAATTCATTTTAGGAACTGATAAATATGGTCGTGACTTGTTGAGCCGTATGCTTATTGGAACTCGAATCTCTTTTTCTATTGGTTTTATAGCAGTATTTATTTCGCTAATTATTGGTATATCAATTGGTGCAATTGCTGGCTATTATGGTGGAAAAATTGATGATTTTATCATGTGGATGATTAATATTACTTGGTCAATTCCAACCCTATTATTGGTTATTGCAATCACACTTGCATTAGGTAAAGGGTTTTGGCAAGTTTTTATTGCAGTAGGACTTACTATGTGGGTTGAAGTAGCTCGGGTTGTACGTGGACAAATACTTTCTACTAAACAACAACAATATGTAGAAGCCGCAAAAGTTTTAGGTTTTTCTGATTTTAGAATTATTTTCAAACATATTTTACCAAATATCATGGCTCCAGTAATTGTAATTTCTGCTGCCAATTTTGCCGCAGCAATTCTAATTGAAAGCGGTTTAAGTTTTCTAGGAATTGGAGCACAACCTCCTACTCCATCTTGGGGAGCAATGATTAAAGATCATTATAGTTACATCATTATTGGTAAAGCCTATTTGGCAATTATTCCTGGATTGGCTATTATGAGTTTAGTATTAGCATTTATGTTGATTGGCAATGCCCTTCGCGATGCTTTGGACGTCAGAAGTTAA
- a CDS encoding acyl-CoA thioesterase translates to MTFEVTFPTVWANFDANRHMRHTAYNDYAAELRVRFFKEHGYSLNEFAKLNIGPILFKEETSFFKEIHVGENIKVNMELEAISEGLERWKFKHQVFNEKGVLSAEIKVYGAWMDLIKRKLTAPPKEFVEVFNSIEKTSHFEIIPMKNAK, encoded by the coding sequence ATGACTTTCGAAGTAACTTTCCCTACAGTTTGGGCAAATTTTGATGCAAACCGACATATGAGACATACAGCATATAACGATTATGCTGCTGAATTAAGAGTTCGTTTTTTTAAAGAACATGGATACTCTTTAAATGAATTTGCCAAACTAAATATTGGACCAATACTCTTCAAAGAAGAAACTTCTTTTTTTAAAGAAATCCATGTTGGTGAAAATATCAAAGTAAATATGGAGTTAGAAGCAATTTCAGAAGGTCTAGAAAGGTGGAAATTTAAACACCAAGTGTTTAATGAAAAAGGTGTTTTATCTGCTGAGATTAAGGTTTATGGAGCATGGATGGATTTGATAAAACGTAAACTAACTGCACCACCTAAAGAATTTGTTGAAGTATTTAATTCTATTGAAAAAACTTCTCATTTTGAAATAATTCCAATGAAAAATGCGAAATAG
- a CDS encoding DNA/RNA non-specific endonuclease, whose product MRNRTAIYSILTLIIAVGLFLYQNYSQKNIQSITIDGFNYLPTSTTGQIIQHENYSLSYNELYEQAEWVAWELNKSHLTYDDRRRPYFINDPKVLTQSANYKNFKGSGYDRGHLCPAGDRRFSLDAYNETFYTSNITPQKNDFNAGIWNRLEMKTRQWAKKYNQLYIVTGGVLTKDLKTIGYEDVAVPNYFYKVILDYSSTKPKAIAFLFPHKESNKSLKNFVVSIDEIEQLTTIDFFPNLPDELENRLESSVTTNNWKF is encoded by the coding sequence ATGCGAAATAGAACGGCAATATATTCAATACTAACATTAATTATAGCTGTTGGATTATTCCTTTATCAAAATTATTCGCAAAAGAATATTCAATCCATTACTATTGATGGCTTCAATTATTTACCAACCTCAACTACTGGACAAATAATTCAACATGAAAACTATTCACTTTCGTATAATGAATTGTATGAACAAGCAGAATGGGTTGCTTGGGAATTAAACAAATCTCATTTAACATACGACGATAGAAGACGCCCATATTTTATTAATGACCCAAAAGTCTTAACACAATCTGCAAACTATAAAAATTTTAAAGGCTCCGGATATGATCGTGGACACTTATGCCCTGCAGGTGATCGACGTTTTTCTTTAGATGCGTATAACGAAACTTTTTACACATCCAATATTACCCCTCAAAAGAATGATTTCAATGCAGGAATTTGGAATAGACTGGAAATGAAAACACGTCAATGGGCAAAAAAATATAATCAATTATACATTGTTACAGGAGGAGTTTTAACTAAAGATTTAAAAACAATTGGCTATGAAGATGTTGCTGTACCAAACTATTTCTACAAAGTGATTTTAGACTATTCAAGTACGAAACCTAAAGCCATCGCATTTTTATTTCCACATAAAGAATCAAATAAATCATTAAAAAACTTTGTAGTTTCTATTGATGAAATTGAACAATTAACTACTATTGATTTCTTTCCAAACCTTCCTGATGAATTAGAAAATAGATTAGAATCTTCTGTTACTACCAATAATTGGAAGTTTTAA
- a CDS encoding gluconate 2-dehydrogenase subunit 3 family protein has product MNRRTTLKGLAAGSIGLLAFGYWAKEAGIFTDDLPATLFSTSEQTTLSAITDTIIPKGDAIGALDVGTDKFLEKLLEKCYETDVQEKVKNQLFTLESSANNLYSTSFSNCTQTERESLLITLSTSKNEEEKEFFDLMKSQTIRGFRTSKSVMLDYLKHEIAPGRYNGCVDVNS; this is encoded by the coding sequence ATGAATCGACGAACAACACTAAAAGGACTTGCGGCAGGTTCAATTGGCTTATTAGCCTTCGGCTATTGGGCAAAAGAAGCAGGTATTTTTACCGATGATTTACCAGCAACTTTATTCAGTACAAGCGAACAAACTACACTTTCTGCAATAACAGATACGATAATTCCAAAAGGAGATGCTATTGGTGCACTAGATGTTGGTACTGATAAATTTTTAGAAAAATTATTAGAAAAGTGTTATGAAACTGATGTACAAGAAAAAGTAAAAAATCAACTTTTTACATTAGAATCCTCTGCAAATAATTTATACTCAACTTCATTTTCTAATTGTACTCAAACGGAACGTGAATCACTATTAATAACACTATCAACTTCTAAAAATGAAGAAGAAAAAGAATTCTTCGACCTAATGAAATCTCAAACAATTCGTGGTTTCAGAACTTCAAAATCAGTTATGCTAGACTATCTAAAACATGAAATTGCTCCAGGAAGATATAATGGTTGTGTTGATGTAAACTCCTAA
- a CDS encoding GMC oxidoreductase yields the protein MNILDTKKSRTYDAIVIGSGASGGWAAKELCDKGLKTLVLERGRDVKHIKDYPTASKGPWEFEFRETVPLEKRVNYKNSRWLRESTMHFQLKDDEQPFIQEKPFRWFRGYHVGGKSLLWARQTQRWSDYDFEGPLRDGFAVNWPIRYKDIEPWYAHVETFAGIAGNYDDIDVLPNSVMMKGFGMSCIEEHFKQKIKENYGDTRHLIQARCAHLSDPQPIHAEQGRAKCQHQRMCSRGCIYGGYFSSNASTIPWAMKTGNMTLRPDSVVHSIIYDDTKGKAVGVRVVDAHSKEMIEFYSKIVFVNASTFNSNAILLNSKSERFPNGLGNDNGLLGKFMSWHNYRGKANARYEGYTDKMTDGRNPSNAYIPRFRNIHKQETDFLRGYAIGISGGRGTNSDTSMIGDELRDNILNPKLNDSWHIASWMMGECVPVEENHVRLHTELKDKYDIPQLIVSCEWQENDVKMTKDYVEQSIEMFEKAGFTDITARDTEALPGSDIHEMGGARMGHDPKTSILNKFNQVHDCKNVFVTDGACMTSTGTQNPTLTFMALTARAASYAVEELKKQNLT from the coding sequence ATGAATATATTAGATACTAAAAAAAGTAGAACATACGATGCAATTGTTATAGGTTCGGGCGCTAGTGGTGGTTGGGCTGCGAAAGAATTATGTGATAAAGGATTAAAAACATTAGTTCTTGAGAGAGGTCGTGACGTGAAACACATTAAAGATTATCCTACCGCTTCAAAAGGTCCATGGGAATTTGAGTTTAGAGAAACTGTACCATTAGAAAAAAGAGTTAATTATAAAAATTCAAGATGGTTACGAGAAAGTACGATGCATTTTCAACTTAAAGATGATGAACAACCTTTTATTCAAGAAAAACCATTTCGTTGGTTTCGAGGATATCACGTTGGTGGTAAATCATTGCTTTGGGCACGGCAAACACAACGTTGGAGTGACTATGATTTTGAAGGACCTCTTCGTGATGGATTTGCTGTAAATTGGCCAATTAGATATAAAGATATAGAACCTTGGTATGCACATGTAGAAACTTTTGCTGGTATTGCTGGAAATTATGACGACATTGATGTGCTGCCAAATAGTGTGATGATGAAAGGGTTTGGTATGAGTTGTATAGAAGAGCATTTCAAACAAAAAATAAAAGAAAATTATGGTGATACACGTCATTTAATTCAAGCTAGATGTGCTCACTTATCTGATCCACAACCAATACATGCTGAGCAAGGTAGAGCAAAATGTCAACACCAACGAATGTGTAGTCGAGGTTGTATTTATGGTGGCTATTTTAGCAGTAACGCTTCCACAATTCCTTGGGCAATGAAAACTGGAAATATGACTTTAAGGCCAGATTCCGTTGTACATTCAATTATTTATGATGATACGAAAGGAAAAGCAGTTGGAGTTCGTGTAGTTGATGCCCATTCTAAAGAAATGATTGAATTTTATTCAAAAATTGTTTTTGTAAACGCCTCTACTTTTAACTCTAATGCTATTTTATTAAACTCAAAATCTGAAAGATTTCCTAACGGACTTGGAAACGACAATGGTTTATTAGGAAAATTTATGTCTTGGCATAACTATCGTGGGAAAGCTAATGCTCGATATGAAGGTTATACAGATAAAATGACTGATGGTAGAAACCCAAGTAACGCTTACATTCCTCGCTTTAGAAATATTCATAAACAAGAAACTGACTTTTTAAGAGGTTATGCAATTGGCATTTCTGGAGGGAGAGGAACCAATAGTGACACTAGTATGATTGGTGATGAACTGCGAGATAATATTTTAAATCCGAAACTAAATGACAGTTGGCATATTGCAAGTTGGATGATGGGAGAATGTGTTCCTGTTGAAGAAAATCATGTGCGTTTACATACTGAATTAAAAGATAAATATGATATTCCGCAATTAATTGTTTCTTGTGAATGGCAAGAAAATGATGTTAAAATGACCAAAGATTATGTTGAGCAATCAATAGAAATGTTTGAAAAAGCAGGATTTACAGATATTACAGCAAGAGACACTGAAGCACTACCTGGATCTGACATTCATGAAATGGGAGGAGCACGTATGGGACATGATCCAAAAACATCTATTTTAAATAAATTCAATCAAGTACATGATTGTAAAAATGTTTTTGTGACTGACGGTGCTTGCATGACCTCAACTGGAACTCAAAATCCAACATTAACATTTATGGCATTAACAGCACGTGCGGCAAGCTATGCTGTTGAGGAACTAAAAAAACAAAATCTAACCTAA
- a CDS encoding sugar phosphate isomerase/epimerase family protein → MKKLIPILFVAALFIQCKTDKKTPETVQETEVKPLFTSEFGIAPYSFRRSFPNGIEATLDTIVGMGFTMIEGGGGDMDPAEYRKLCESKGLSIPSMGTGYNNLVENPQAIADKAKILGAKYVMCAWLPHERGNFTLENAQQTVKDFNAFGKVLADNGITFTYHTHGYEFQPYEDGTLMDYIIQNTNPEYVSFEMDILWTYFGGGDPAALLRKYPTRWKQMHVKDLKKGTVRDMTGLTHHNNDVEVGTGELDIPEILKAAKEIGIENYFIEDESDRIITQIPASIKYIKSLKE, encoded by the coding sequence ATGAAAAAACTTATCCCAATTTTATTTGTAGCCGCATTATTTATTCAATGTAAAACTGATAAAAAAACACCTGAAACAGTTCAAGAAACTGAAGTAAAACCTTTATTTACATCAGAATTTGGTATTGCTCCTTATTCTTTTAGAAGAAGTTTTCCTAACGGAATTGAAGCAACGCTCGATACTATAGTTGGTATGGGTTTCACCATGATTGAAGGTGGTGGCGGAGATATGGATCCTGCTGAATACCGTAAATTATGTGAATCTAAAGGCTTGTCAATTCCATCAATGGGAACTGGATATAATAATCTAGTTGAAAACCCTCAAGCCATTGCTGACAAAGCAAAAATATTAGGTGCAAAATATGTAATGTGTGCTTGGCTACCTCATGAAAGAGGAAATTTTACACTTGAAAATGCACAACAAACTGTTAAAGATTTTAATGCATTTGGTAAAGTTTTAGCTGATAACGGAATTACGTTTACATATCATACACATGGCTATGAATTTCAACCGTATGAAGATGGAACTTTAATGGATTATATTATTCAAAACACCAATCCTGAATACGTTTCTTTTGAAATGGATATTCTTTGGACGTATTTTGGTGGTGGAGATCCTGCAGCATTGTTAAGAAAGTATCCAACTCGTTGGAAACAAATGCACGTCAAAGATTTGAAAAAAGGAACGGTTAGAGATATGACTGGATTAACGCATCACAATAACGATGTTGAAGTTGGAACAGGTGAACTAGATATTCCTGAAATCTTAAAAGCTGCAAAAGAAATAGGTATTGAAAATTATTTTATTGAAGATGAAAGCGATAGAATTATCACACAAATTCCAGCAAGTATTAAATATATTAAAAGTTTGAAGGAGTAA
- a CDS encoding slipin family protein — translation MKRVRINAGKVGLVFRNGDYIKVITQGTHWLFINQNILMYDLSQEFNTPVAIEILLKDSVLAEMLEVIDVKDNELMLQYENNNFKKVLQSGRYLYWKGFVDRTFQIIDTNKIYITENVEKSLFNNFELNKYIQTFNVDAYEKAVLLINDIYIKTLTGGAYRFWKNEATVKVLKADMRQLQLEIAGQELLTKDKATIRINFYTQYKVVNIEQALLENKDYEKQLYILMQLALRTYVGGFTLDELLENKDSIAKVVFDEVSRSTDKLGVKVINCGMRDVILTGDMKEIMNQVLVAQKKAQANIITRREETASTRSLLNTAKLMEDNEMLYKLKEMEYVEKIADKIGEITVSGNGNMVTQLKEIFSVNK, via the coding sequence ATGAAAAGAGTAAGAATTAATGCCGGAAAAGTAGGTTTGGTTTTTAGAAACGGTGATTATATCAAAGTAATTACTCAAGGAACTCATTGGTTATTCATAAATCAAAATATTTTGATGTATGATTTATCACAAGAATTTAATACACCTGTAGCGATAGAAATTTTATTGAAAGATTCGGTTTTAGCAGAGATGTTGGAGGTTATAGATGTAAAAGATAATGAGTTAATGTTACAGTATGAAAACAACAACTTTAAAAAAGTGTTGCAATCTGGAAGGTATTTATATTGGAAAGGTTTTGTAGATAGAACATTTCAAATAATTGACACAAATAAGATTTATATCACAGAAAATGTGGAGAAATCCTTGTTTAATAATTTTGAATTGAACAAATACATTCAAACTTTTAATGTTGATGCGTATGAAAAAGCAGTATTATTAATAAACGATATCTATATTAAAACCTTGACAGGAGGTGCTTATAGGTTTTGGAAAAATGAAGCAACGGTCAAAGTATTGAAAGCCGATATGAGACAATTGCAATTGGAGATTGCTGGTCAAGAATTGTTGACAAAAGATAAAGCGACCATCAGAATTAATTTTTATACACAGTATAAAGTGGTTAACATTGAACAAGCTTTGTTGGAAAACAAAGATTACGAAAAGCAATTATACATTTTAATGCAATTGGCTTTGAGAACCTATGTAGGTGGATTCACTTTAGATGAATTATTAGAGAATAAAGATAGTATTGCGAAAGTTGTATTTGATGAAGTTTCTAGAAGTACCGATAAATTAGGTGTAAAAGTCATTAACTGTGGAATGAGAGATGTAATTTTAACTGGAGACATGAAAGAAATCATGAATCAAGTATTGGTTGCTCAAAAGAAAGCGCAGGCAAATATTATTACAAGGAGAGAGGAAACAGCTTCTACAAGAAGTTTGTTGAATACCGCCAAATTAATGGAAGACAACGAAATGTTGTATAAATTAAAAGAAATGGAGTATGTAGAGAAAATTGCTGATAAAATCGGTGAAATTACAGTCTCTGGAAATGGTAATATGGTAACACAATTGAAAGAGATTTTCAGTGTGAATAAGTAG
- a CDS encoding tetratricopeptide repeat protein, protein MGSYINNYVFKAIESFDYDLESTMEALNYALSYDDKDTMALTLLGRVYAEKLYKYNEAIGYYKEALAININAFEVYEHYINVLLWNEDYEEVSTFIDFALTVKGSDKAILYLKKAVLKEQIKEYKIALTFIKLAKEYAYNSGFINTINEEKERIKGKMPKKKKYEKSKKSNKK, encoded by the coding sequence ATGGGAAGTTATATAAACAATTATGTTTTTAAAGCAATTGAAAGTTTTGATTATGACTTAGAAAGTACAATGGAAGCATTAAACTATGCTTTGTCATATGATGATAAAGATACAATGGCTTTAACATTATTAGGTAGAGTTTATGCCGAAAAATTATATAAGTATAATGAGGCTATAGGGTATTACAAAGAGGCATTAGCAATAAATATTAACGCTTTTGAAGTGTATGAACATTATATCAATGTTTTATTATGGAATGAAGACTATGAAGAAGTATCTACATTTATTGATTTTGCTTTAACAGTTAAAGGAAGTGATAAAGCGATATTATATTTAAAAAAGGCCGTATTAAAAGAACAAATTAAAGAATATAAAATTGCTTTGACATTTATAAAATTGGCAAAAGAATACGCTTATAATTCTGGTTTTATAAACACTATTAATGAAGAAAAAGAGCGTATTAAAGGGAAAATGCCAAAGAAGAAGAAATATGAGAAATCTAAAAAAAGCAATAAAAAGTAA
- the prfH gene encoding peptide chain release factor H, whose amino-acid sequence MKKIIQITAGSGPAECCWVVAQVLKHFIKELSDFKMEYAILHKVKGTENRTLQSVTIQLKGKELEPFLNTWIGTIKWIGKSSFRKFHKRNNWFVGIQEVTRISELNFNERDLKYQAIRSSGPGGQHVNKVSSAIRVLHIPTGIQVVVMDSRSQHQNRKVALERIQIKLQEKQIESLKNSMQQQWENHMSLERGNPIKIFTGSDFKQKKKEKSFKTKRNQLKTDLRKQLE is encoded by the coding sequence ATGAAAAAAATAATACAAATAACGGCAGGATCAGGACCAGCAGAATGTTGTTGGGTTGTGGCACAAGTTTTAAAACATTTTATAAAAGAATTGTCAGATTTCAAAATGGAATATGCAATCCTTCATAAAGTAAAGGGAACAGAAAACAGAACATTACAATCTGTCACCATTCAATTAAAAGGAAAAGAGTTAGAACCCTTTTTAAATACATGGATAGGAACTATAAAGTGGATTGGAAAATCATCGTTTCGGAAATTTCACAAACGTAACAATTGGTTTGTAGGAATTCAAGAAGTAACAAGAATTTCTGAACTGAATTTTAACGAGCGAGATTTAAAATATCAAGCCATTCGAAGTTCAGGTCCAGGAGGTCAACATGTAAATAAAGTGAGTTCAGCAATACGAGTGTTACACATTCCCACAGGAATTCAAGTAGTCGTAATGGATAGCCGTTCTCAACATCAGAATCGGAAAGTTGCATTGGAACGAATTCAAATAAAACTCCAAGAAAAACAAATAGAGTCTTTAAAAAACTCTATGCAACAACAATGGGAAAACCATATGAGTTTAGAAAGAGGAAATCCAATAAAGATATTTACTGGTTCTGATTTTAAGCAAAAAAAGAAGGAGAAATCTTTCAAAACAAAAAGAAATCAATTGAAAACTGATTTACGAAAACAATTAGAATAA